Proteins encoded within one genomic window of Gadus chalcogrammus isolate NIFS_2021 chromosome 6, NIFS_Gcha_1.0, whole genome shotgun sequence:
- the nudt19 gene encoding nucleoside diphosphate-linked moiety X motif 19 → MNTVHKHWKEASTLILAAGTKCSSSPSRSWGAACWNHKVLLLKRSTQSRFMPEAYVFPGGMADPSDFCSEWLGVFHAFRHKPNLGLGVVKQPAETRPPMFAMDRRELGSPIPGDVAFRICALRETFEECGVLLVIPKRKEMDVLRSAEHIGDHPPDLPAGLTQVSDICDRTILTRWRALVNENPSNFIKMCQELELMPNIWALHEWGNWLTPTARSGNRYDTAFYICCLSDVPFTVQDDKEIVHIKWATPPEVLHSYRAKEMWIAPPQFYELSRLCHYPSLSELHTFASQRSQEGCEHWLPVVLKTDTELLSLLPGDKLYPETGISTQTLDSTILTDPGLGGDGALETGLHRLVLQDAYSTSVQISITPKYKHLSPLPVPAPQHPSELKDDITRNH, encoded by the exons ATGAACACCGTGCATAAACACTGGAAGGAGGCGTCGACCCTTATCCTCGCTGCCGGGACAAAGTGCTCCTCCAGCCCGAGTAGGTCATGGGGAGCTGCCTGCTGGAACCACAAGGTTTTGCTACTTAAACGGAGCACCCAGAGCCGCTTCATGCCCGAAGCCTACGTGTTCCCGGGAGGGATGGCCGATCCGTCAGACTTCTGCAGCGAGTGGCTCGGTGTCTTCCACGCCTTCAGACACAAGCccaacctggggctgggggtCGTGAAGCAGCCGGCGGAGACCAGACCTCCCATGTTCGCCATGGACCGGCGGGAGCTGGGCTCCCCTATCCCTGGAGACGTCGCCTTCCGGATCTGCGCCTTGAGGGAGACCTTCGAGGAGTGCGGGGTCCTCCTTGTCATTCCCAAACGGAAGGAGATGGACGTGTTAAGGTCCGCGGAACACATAGGTGACCATCCGCCCGATTTACCCGCAGGTCTGACGCAAGTATCCGACATCTGCGACCGGACTATTCTGACCCGATGGAGGGCTCTGGTGAATGAAAACCCTTCAAACTTTATTAAGATGTGTCAGGAACTGGAGCTGATGCCCAACATCTGGGCTCTGCATGAGTGGGGTAACTGGCTGACGCCTACGGCAAGGTCCGGCAATCGATACGACACCGCCTTCTACATCTGCTGTTTGTCGGATGTCCCGTTCACCGTTCAAGATGATAAGGAGATCGTACACATTAAG TGGGCGACGCCCCCCGAGGTGCTCCACAGCTACAGGGCCAAGGAGATGTGGATCGCTCCGCCGCAGTTCTACGAGCTGAGCCGTTTGTGTCACTACCCATCGCTGAGCGAGCTGCACACGTTCGCCAGCCAGCGCTCTCAGGAGGGCTGTGaacactggctccctgtagtgcTAAAGACAGACACCGAGCTACTCAGCCTGCTACCTG GAGACAAGCTGTATCCAGAGACAGGGATCTCCACACAGACCCTGGACTCCACAATACTGACAGACCCCGGGCTTGGGGGTGACGGGGCGTTGGAGACAGGCCTCCACCGCTTAGTCTTACAGGACGCCTACAGCACTTCGGTCCAGATCTCCATCACCCCCAAATACaaacacctctcccccctccctgtcccggCACCCCAGCACCCTAGTGAACTCAAAGACGACATCACGAGGAACCATTAA